The Oncorhynchus keta strain PuntledgeMale-10-30-2019 chromosome 17, Oket_V2, whole genome shotgun sequence genome has a window encoding:
- the lrrc56 gene encoding leucine-rich repeat-containing protein 56 isoform X5, producing the protein MCVDTQESTLGNFGAYLPKLVQLKMNNSMIMSVRDLGTTLSHLQVLWMSRCNLADLDGIPSFSSLKELYVAYNSVSDLSQVSMLENLQLLDLEGNDVNDLVQVQYLGLCSQLRTLTLEGNPVCMCPHPNATQEEEEGYCYRSSVRELVPQLRYLDDMHAREEAGSRCSSSMGEDWALLRESFKDCSSTETAEEKRAASVCVYSRPSSGQHQASSLSGSRPSSRPVTARPLSAAGSRPLSGSRPLSAAGYRALSPPGSRSGSADADLVSVDPDASVLTHGAGKVLFCGSPVQALRARRQKMRNAAPSPVSTPSTPPLHVPEHNYDLEEQEGCQGSDVFSELRAWREQHNKRLLAMERDGPQILTILNGDEEEDDESLSIFSGKEEEEERKKESAGLSHWLNTDSTDSSSQSPSPDVFPREAKSPEVARLSLSADCTLSPSPPQSATSAPGSRRLSVLRARRLMRLSGGVAGAVVRPAEDHTDSETVTGVRILESQGLQEAVRPKVPLLPKTTYHMPHRPASSPLVRGLRSPTGGAYVQSVNGLQPIVLCRPPGRPAIMRPHVAKAALQKTLQRLTLQPSRGNSHLD; encoded by the exons GGATCTGGGAACCACGCTGTCCCATCTGCAGGTGCTGTGGATGTCTCGCTGCAACCTGGCAGACCTGGATGGgattccctccttctcctctctcaag GAGCTGTATGTGGCCTACAACAGTGTGTCGGACCTGAGTCAGGTGAGCATGCTGGAGAATCTACAGCTGTTGGACCTGGAAGGGAATGATGTGAATGACCTGGTGCAGGTGCAGTACCTGGGCCTCTGCTCCCAGCTCCGCACACTTACCCTGGAGGGAAACCCCGTCTGTATGTGCCCCCACCCCAACGCCACACAG gaggaggaggaggggtactGCTACCGGTCATCAGTGAGGGAGCTGGTCCCGCAGCTGCGTTACCTAGACGACATGCATGCCAGGGAGGAGGCGGGGTCTCGCTGTAGCAGCTCCATGGGGGAAGACTGGGCCCTGCTCAGAGAGTCTTTTAAAGACTGCAGCTCTACAGAGACagctgagg AGAAGAgagcagccagtgtgtgtgtctactccaGACCCAGCTCTGGCCAGCACCAAGCTAGCAGCCTCTCCGGTTCCCGTCCCTCCAGCCGACCAGTCACTGCCAGGCCCCTCTCAGCAGCCGGCTCCAGACCCCTCTCTGGGTCGCGACCCTTATCAGCGGCTGGGTACAGAGCCCTCTCCCCTCCCGGGTCCAGATCTGGTTCTGCTGATGCAGATCTAGTCTCTGTGGACCCAGACGCTAGCGTTCTGACGCACG GTGCAGGGAAGGTCTTGTTCTGTGGGAGCCCTGTCCAGGCCCTCAGAGCCAGGCGACAGAAGATGAGG AATGCAGCCCCCTCCCCTGTGTCCACTCCTAGCACCCCGCCCCTCCATGTTCCGGAGCACAACTATGACCTTGAGGAGCAAGAAGGATGCCAGGGCAGTGATGTGTTCTCTGAGCTCAGGGCCTGGAGGGAACAGCATAACAA ACGTCTATTAGCCATGGAGAGGGATGGGCCTCAGATACTGACCATCCTCAATGgtgatgaagaggaggatgatgaaAGTCTCAGCATTTTCAGTGgcaaggaggaagaagaggagagaaaaaaagagagcgcTGGTTTGAGTCACTGGTTAAACACTGACTCGACAGACTCCTCTTCCCAGTCCCCCTCTCCAG ATGTGTTTCCGAGAGAAGCCAAATCCCCTGAAGTGGCCCGGCTCTCCCTGTCCGCTGACTGCACTCTGTCGCCCTCTCCCCCTCAAAGTGCCACATCAGCCCCTGGTAGCCGGAGGCTGTCAGTGCTGCGAGCACGCAGACTGATGAGGCTCAGTGGTGGGGTGGCTGGGGCTGTTGTAAGGCCTGCTGAAGACCATACAGACTCAGAGACGGTCACAGGAGTCCGCATCTTGGAGAGCCAGGGGCTCCAGGAGGCTGTGAGGCCCAAAGTCCCTCTGCTGCCCAAGACTACTTACCACATGCCCCACAGGCCAGCCTCCAGCCCACTGGTCAGAGGGCTCAGGTCACCAACAGGTGGAGCTTATGTGCAGTCTGTCAACGGGCTTCAACCAATTGTCTTGTGCAGACCACCAGGGAGGCCGGCCATTATGCGTCCTCACGTGGCCAAGGCAGCTCTGCAGAAAACGCTACAGCGTCTCACACTCCAGCCCAGCAGGGGGAACTCTCACTTAGACTAA
- the lrrc56 gene encoding leucine-rich repeat-containing protein 56 isoform X6, producing MSRCNLADLDGIPSFSSLKELYVAYNSVSDLSQVSMLENLQLLDLEGNDVNDLVQVQYLGLCSQLRTLTLEGNPVCMCPHPNATQEEEEGYCYRSSVRELVPQLRYLDDMHAREEAGSRCSSSMGEDWALLRESFKDCSSTETAEEKRAASVCVYSRPSSGQHQASSLSGSRPSSRPVTARPLSAAGSRPLSGSRPLSAAGYRALSPPGSRSGSADADLVSVDPDASVLTHGAGKVLFCGSPVQALRARRQKMRNAAPSPVSTPSTPPLHVPEHNYDLEEQEGCQGSDVFSELRAWREQHNKRLLAMERDGPQILTILNGDEEEDDESLSIFSGKEEEEERKKESAGLSHWLNTDSTDSSSQSPSPDVFPREAKSPEVARLSLSADCTLSPSPPQSATSAPGSRRLSVLRARRLMRLSGGVAGAVVRPAEDHTDSETVTGVRILESQGLQEAVRPKVPLLPKTTYHMPHRPASSPLVRGLRSPTGGAYVQSVNGLQPIVLCRPPGRPAIMRPHVAKAALQKTLQRLTLQPSRGNSHLD from the exons ATGTCTCGCTGCAACCTGGCAGACCTGGATGGgattccctccttctcctctctcaag GAGCTGTATGTGGCCTACAACAGTGTGTCGGACCTGAGTCAGGTGAGCATGCTGGAGAATCTACAGCTGTTGGACCTGGAAGGGAATGATGTGAATGACCTGGTGCAGGTGCAGTACCTGGGCCTCTGCTCCCAGCTCCGCACACTTACCCTGGAGGGAAACCCCGTCTGTATGTGCCCCCACCCCAACGCCACACAG gaggaggaggaggggtactGCTACCGGTCATCAGTGAGGGAGCTGGTCCCGCAGCTGCGTTACCTAGACGACATGCATGCCAGGGAGGAGGCGGGGTCTCGCTGTAGCAGCTCCATGGGGGAAGACTGGGCCCTGCTCAGAGAGTCTTTTAAAGACTGCAGCTCTACAGAGACagctgagg AGAAGAgagcagccagtgtgtgtgtctactccaGACCCAGCTCTGGCCAGCACCAAGCTAGCAGCCTCTCCGGTTCCCGTCCCTCCAGCCGACCAGTCACTGCCAGGCCCCTCTCAGCAGCCGGCTCCAGACCCCTCTCTGGGTCGCGACCCTTATCAGCGGCTGGGTACAGAGCCCTCTCCCCTCCCGGGTCCAGATCTGGTTCTGCTGATGCAGATCTAGTCTCTGTGGACCCAGACGCTAGCGTTCTGACGCACG GTGCAGGGAAGGTCTTGTTCTGTGGGAGCCCTGTCCAGGCCCTCAGAGCCAGGCGACAGAAGATGAGG AATGCAGCCCCCTCCCCTGTGTCCACTCCTAGCACCCCGCCCCTCCATGTTCCGGAGCACAACTATGACCTTGAGGAGCAAGAAGGATGCCAGGGCAGTGATGTGTTCTCTGAGCTCAGGGCCTGGAGGGAACAGCATAACAA ACGTCTATTAGCCATGGAGAGGGATGGGCCTCAGATACTGACCATCCTCAATGgtgatgaagaggaggatgatgaaAGTCTCAGCATTTTCAGTGgcaaggaggaagaagaggagagaaaaaaagagagcgcTGGTTTGAGTCACTGGTTAAACACTGACTCGACAGACTCCTCTTCCCAGTCCCCCTCTCCAG ATGTGTTTCCGAGAGAAGCCAAATCCCCTGAAGTGGCCCGGCTCTCCCTGTCCGCTGACTGCACTCTGTCGCCCTCTCCCCCTCAAAGTGCCACATCAGCCCCTGGTAGCCGGAGGCTGTCAGTGCTGCGAGCACGCAGACTGATGAGGCTCAGTGGTGGGGTGGCTGGGGCTGTTGTAAGGCCTGCTGAAGACCATACAGACTCAGAGACGGTCACAGGAGTCCGCATCTTGGAGAGCCAGGGGCTCCAGGAGGCTGTGAGGCCCAAAGTCCCTCTGCTGCCCAAGACTACTTACCACATGCCCCACAGGCCAGCCTCCAGCCCACTGGTCAGAGGGCTCAGGTCACCAACAGGTGGAGCTTATGTGCAGTCTGTCAACGGGCTTCAACCAATTGTCTTGTGCAGACCACCAGGGAGGCCGGCCATTATGCGTCCTCACGTGGCCAAGGCAGCTCTGCAGAAAACGCTACAGCGTCTCACACTCCAGCCCAGCAGGGGGAACTCTCACTTAGACTAA